In Drosophila bipectinata strain 14024-0381.07 chromosome 2R, DbipHiC1v2, whole genome shotgun sequence, one genomic interval encodes:
- the LOC108121417 gene encoding uncharacterized protein isoform X1: MQDVVAPDSRGGRAEGSQAGEQGGGDAPPAEDDGNESLTSAMAIEGFVQGAPEDFTVQSQTAVDEDTRIKGIVESGDLEQLAEIVLNGEGGRLMGLTSPEPEIQAFLNNVPTYMEKIHRVHDAARDGGLLALQQALDRRKFAIAKDDISPNGSTPLHVAVLFGHTDIVRYLASRFPETMTITDNDGRTPLHYAATIKDNGHFYHMLLQMGANPKSLDKLGHSAEFYLDRDKAKNILNYTELLNIFGAEELENQLLTDQVPDDLHSARRELQDGEISRTLERCYSVISESGKLLSGTTASALSHRKPLSASSLQLSVTSYLSRFLKRPVYEKIKRRQTRLDHNLFDILWPAMRKTSKARHLEEDINCGIIAPDFDVFVVFQEFLVPLLKDMHCLSIDNDFKPQPRLAYFPMDNGERLNTAAFVFDDESMLVTRCLVEASRNLDQLELPLNLTIGQLEQAERLMMSKIFTTNFADAIGETDSGNYFTLTELLEPDSEVAMMLNSLGLMIPLLDTQDLVQAAESTAFNGALWPYGRGVFVNSAHNLAVWLNCQEHLRVISITGGKEPADMGAAYTRVGRAISYLETQLHFKESYLLGYLQSRPSYLGTGLKMTTIVKLPNLMKEMDNLRHLCSVRGLSMVTNRLSKLTVRLVNMQSMGVVEYVLFQDYCTAVTNILSLEKDMSLTNSKHIATMLVKIFRRKKNSIVDRN; this comes from the exons ATGCAGGACGTTGTAGCTCCAGACAGCCGGGGAGGCCGAGCAGAAGGATCCCAGGCCGGAGAACAAGGAGGAGGAGATGCCCCGCCGGCCGAAGATGATGGCAACGAGTCCCTTACCTCCGCCATGGCCATTGAGGGCTTTGTGCAGGGTGCCCCCGAGGATTTTACAGTTCAGTCTCAAACTGCAGTTGATGAA GACACACGCATCAAAGGCATCGTGGAGTCTGGCGACCTGGAGCAACTGGCCGAGATCGTGCTGAACGGCGAGGGTGGTCGCCTGATGGGCCTCACGTCCCCGGAGCCGGAAATTCAGGCCTTTCTCAACAACGTACCCACTTACATG GAGAAAATCCATCGCGTGCACGACGCGGCACGTGACGGAGGACTGCTGGCATTGCAGCAGGCTCTGGATCGCCGGAAGTTTGCCATTGCAAAGGACGACATATCGCCCAATGGCTCCACACCGCTGCACGTGGCCGTGCTCTTTGGCCACACGG ACATCGTTCGGTACCTGGCCTCGCGCTTTCCGGAAACCATGACAATTACGGATAATGACGGACGCACGCCGCTTCATTACGCAGCCACAATTAAGGACAATGGTCACTTCTACCACATGCTCCTGCAGATGGGGGCCAATCCCAAATCACTGGACAAG CTGGGCCACTCGGCCGAGTTCTACCTGGACAGGGACAAGGCGAAAAACATACTCAACTACACCGAGTTGCTGAACATTTTCGGGGCCGAGGAACTGGAGAACCAGTTGCTCACCGACCAGG TTCCCGACGATCTGCACAGTGCCCGGCGGGAGCTGCAGGATGGGGAGATCTCCAGGACCCTGGAGCGCTGCTACAGCGTCATCTCGGAGTCGGGAAAACTCTTGAGTGGCACCACGGCCTCCGCCCTGTCCCACCGAAAACCTCTCAGCGCCTCGTCACTGCAGCTGTCGGTGACCAGTTACCTCAGTCGCTTCCTGAAGCGTCCTGTTTACGAGAAAATCAAGCGACGGCAAACGCGGCTTGATCACAACCTCTTCGATATCCTGTGGCCGGCCATGCGGAAGACCTCAAAGGCCCGCCACCTGGAAGAGGACATAAATTGCGGGATCATTGCACCGGACTTTGATGTGTTTGTGGTGTTCCAGGAGTTCCTGGTGCCGCTCCTGAAGGACATGCACTGTCTGAGCATCGACAACGACTTCAAGCCCCAGCCGCGCCTGGCCTACTTTCCAATGGACAATGGCGAGCGTCTGAACACAGCTGCCTTCGTCTTCGACGACGAGTCCATGCTGGTGACGCGCTGCCTTGTGGAGGCGTCCCGCAATCTGGATCAGCTAGAGCTACCCTTGAACTTGACCATCGGACAGCTGGAGCAGGCCGAACGCCTGATGATGAGCAAGATATTCACCACGAACTTTGCTGATGCCATTGGGGAGACCGATTCGGGCAACTACTTCACCCTGACCGAGCTGCTGGAGCCGGACTCGGAAGTGGCCATGATGCTAAACAGCCTGGGCCTGATGATCCCCCTGCTGGACACCCAGGACCTGGTGCAGGCCGCCGAGTCCACGGCCTTCAACGGCGCCCTGTGGCCCTATGGGCGGGGCGTGTTCGTCAACTCCGCCCACAATCTGGCGGTCTGGCTGAATTGCCAGGAGCACCTGCGGGTGATCTCCATCACCGGCGGCAAGGAGCCCGCTGACATGGGGGCGGCCTACACGCGGGTGGGCCGGGCAATATCCTACCTGGAGACGCAGCTACACTTCAAGGAGAGCTATCTGCTTGGCTACCTCCAGTCGCGGCCCAGCTACCTCGGTACCGGTCTCAAAATGACCACCATAGTGAAGCTGCCGAACCTCATGAAGGAGATGGATAATCTGCGCCACCTGTGCTCCGTCCGGGGACTCAGCATGGTCACTAATCGGCTCTCCAAGCTCACCGTGCGCCTGGTCAACATGCAGAGCATGGGAGTTGTGGAGTACGTGCTGTTCCAGGACTACTGCACGGCTGTCACCAACATCCTATCGCTGGAAAAGGACATGTCCCTGACGAACTCCAAGCACATAGCCACCATGCTGGTGAAGATCTTCAGGCGCAAGAAGAACAGCATCGTGGATCGTAACTAG
- the LOC108121417 gene encoding serine/threonine-protein phosphatase 6 regulatory ankyrin repeat subunit B-like isoform X2 gives MQDVVAPDSRGGRAEGSQAGEQGGGDAPPAEDDGNESLTSAMAIEGFVQGAPEDFTVQSQTAVDEDTRIKGIVESGDLEQLAEIVLNGEGGRLMGLTSPEPEIQAFLNNVPTYMEKIHRVHDAARDGGLLALQQALDRRKFAIAKDDISPNGSTPLHVAVLFGHTDIVRYLASRFPETMTITDNDGRTPLHYAATIKDNGHFYHMLLQMGANPKSLDKLGHSAEFYLDRDKAKNILNYTELLNIFGAEELENQLLTDQGQAQPVSFQANPIFKTEQGKYLADSLADPLIKALTEIANKRPRDPVAYLTSYLQSFMGERKPITEVQVHSGSSKNSSNSNSTLAMAKANLNRNGPGPANADLIEPDSRSFPEEDDADGALAVQQMEERDEHGQSMLHFACARSHRRGALYTLIEESGIDITYRDELYRTARDVSLQANQPNNAAEIDRFVLAQAVVGDVDPFEQLALQGYDHILDIEDDSGQSIGDVVQSRQNEALTEFLTNLRGLEETREELHQMIRENNLERVKELTDAPNAKWLVRTKNYYGRTALHIAVLKESEEMVQHMVKVCPEALKITDNLERTVLHYAMGTNALEGVSRILIQNGAKRTAKDLKGRQPSYYFINKADILRLQEEEEESR, from the exons ATGCAGGACGTTGTAGCTCCAGACAGCCGGGGAGGCCGAGCAGAAGGATCCCAGGCCGGAGAACAAGGAGGAGGAGATGCCCCGCCGGCCGAAGATGATGGCAACGAGTCCCTTACCTCCGCCATGGCCATTGAGGGCTTTGTGCAGGGTGCCCCCGAGGATTTTACAGTTCAGTCTCAAACTGCAGTTGATGAA GACACACGCATCAAAGGCATCGTGGAGTCTGGCGACCTGGAGCAACTGGCCGAGATCGTGCTGAACGGCGAGGGTGGTCGCCTGATGGGCCTCACGTCCCCGGAGCCGGAAATTCAGGCCTTTCTCAACAACGTACCCACTTACATG GAGAAAATCCATCGCGTGCACGACGCGGCACGTGACGGAGGACTGCTGGCATTGCAGCAGGCTCTGGATCGCCGGAAGTTTGCCATTGCAAAGGACGACATATCGCCCAATGGCTCCACACCGCTGCACGTGGCCGTGCTCTTTGGCCACACGG ACATCGTTCGGTACCTGGCCTCGCGCTTTCCGGAAACCATGACAATTACGGATAATGACGGACGCACGCCGCTTCATTACGCAGCCACAATTAAGGACAATGGTCACTTCTACCACATGCTCCTGCAGATGGGGGCCAATCCCAAATCACTGGACAAG CTGGGCCACTCGGCCGAGTTCTACCTGGACAGGGACAAGGCGAAAAACATACTCAACTACACCGAGTTGCTGAACATTTTCGGGGCCGAGGAACTGGAGAACCAGTTGCTCACCGACCAGG GTCAGGCCCAGCCAGTCAGCTTTCAGGcgaatcccattttcaagacGGAACAAGGAAAATACCTGGCGGATT CTCTGGCTGATCCCCTGATCAAGGCCCTCACCGAAATAGCCAACAAGCGGCCCAGGGATCCGGTGGCCTATTTGACGAGCTACCTGCAGAGCTTCATGGGCGAGCGGAAGCCCATAACCGAGGTGCAGGTGCATTCCGGGAGCAGCAAGAACAGCAGCAACTCCAACTCCACTCTGGCGATGGCCAAAGCCAACTTAAACAGAAACGGTCCTGGACCCGCCAATGCCGACCTCATTGAGCCGGACTCGCGCTCCTTCCCGGAAGAGGACGACGCGGACGGAGCTTTGGCCGTTCAGCAGATGGAGGAGCGCGACGAGCATGGCCAGAGTATGCTGCACTTTGCCTGCGCCCGGTCCCATCGCCGGGGAGCCCTGTACACGCTCATCGAGGAGTCGGGCATCGACATCACCTACCGGGACGAACTCTACCGCACGGCCAGAGATGTTTCGCTCCAGGCGAATCAGCCCAATAACGCGGCCGAGATCGATCGCTTCGTCCTGGCTCAGGCGGTTGTGG GTGATGTGGATCCCTTCGAGCAGCTTGCGCTTCAAGGCTACGATCATATCCTGGACATTGAGGACGACAGTGGCCAGTCCATCGGCGATGTTGTGCAATCCCGCCAGAACGAAGCCCTCACCGAATTCCTAACGAATCTCAGGGGCCTGGAGGAGACGCGAGAGGAGCTGCATCAGATGATCAGGGAAAACAACTTGGAGCGAGTCAAAGAGCTGACCGATGCGCCCAACGCCAAGTGGCTGGTCCGGACCAAGAACTACTATG GACGCACTGCTCTGCACATAGCTGTCTTGAAGGAGTCCGAGGAGATGGTCCAGCACATGGTGAAAGTCTGTCCCGAGGCCTTGAAAATCACGGATAAT CTGGAGCGCACTGTTCTGCACTATGCCATGGGAACGAATGCCCTGGAGGGCGTGAGCAGGATCCTCATCCAGAACGGAGCCAAGCGCACCGCCAAGGACCTGAAGGGCCGACAGCCGAGCTACTACTTCATCAACAAGGCGGACATTCTGCGCctgcaggaggaggaggaggagagcCGCTGA
- the LOC108121417 gene encoding E3 ubiquitin-protein ligase mind-bomb-like isoform X3, translated as MEGNQRNEFFNEIIGNIDDIFGQAQPVSFQANPIFKTEQGKYLADSLADPLIKALTEIANKRPRDPVAYLTSYLQSFMGERKPITEVQVHSGSSKNSSNSNSTLAMAKANLNRNGPGPANADLIEPDSRSFPEEDDADGALAVQQMEERDEHGQSMLHFACARSHRRGALYTLIEESGIDITYRDELYRTARDVSLQANQPNNAAEIDRFVLAQAVVGDVDPFEQLALQGYDHILDIEDDSGQSIGDVVQSRQNEALTEFLTNLRGLEETREELHQMIRENNLERVKELTDAPNAKWLVRTKNYYGRTALHIAVLKESEEMVQHMVKVCPEALKITDNLERTVLHYAMGTNALEGVSRILIQNGAKRTAKDLKGRQPSYYFINKADILRLQEEEEESR; from the exons ATGGAGGGAAATCAGCGCAACGAGTTTTTCAATGAAATCATTGGCAATATCGACGACATATTCG GTCAGGCCCAGCCAGTCAGCTTTCAGGcgaatcccattttcaagacGGAACAAGGAAAATACCTGGCGGATT CTCTGGCTGATCCCCTGATCAAGGCCCTCACCGAAATAGCCAACAAGCGGCCCAGGGATCCGGTGGCCTATTTGACGAGCTACCTGCAGAGCTTCATGGGCGAGCGGAAGCCCATAACCGAGGTGCAGGTGCATTCCGGGAGCAGCAAGAACAGCAGCAACTCCAACTCCACTCTGGCGATGGCCAAAGCCAACTTAAACAGAAACGGTCCTGGACCCGCCAATGCCGACCTCATTGAGCCGGACTCGCGCTCCTTCCCGGAAGAGGACGACGCGGACGGAGCTTTGGCCGTTCAGCAGATGGAGGAGCGCGACGAGCATGGCCAGAGTATGCTGCACTTTGCCTGCGCCCGGTCCCATCGCCGGGGAGCCCTGTACACGCTCATCGAGGAGTCGGGCATCGACATCACCTACCGGGACGAACTCTACCGCACGGCCAGAGATGTTTCGCTCCAGGCGAATCAGCCCAATAACGCGGCCGAGATCGATCGCTTCGTCCTGGCTCAGGCGGTTGTGG GTGATGTGGATCCCTTCGAGCAGCTTGCGCTTCAAGGCTACGATCATATCCTGGACATTGAGGACGACAGTGGCCAGTCCATCGGCGATGTTGTGCAATCCCGCCAGAACGAAGCCCTCACCGAATTCCTAACGAATCTCAGGGGCCTGGAGGAGACGCGAGAGGAGCTGCATCAGATGATCAGGGAAAACAACTTGGAGCGAGTCAAAGAGCTGACCGATGCGCCCAACGCCAAGTGGCTGGTCCGGACCAAGAACTACTATG GACGCACTGCTCTGCACATAGCTGTCTTGAAGGAGTCCGAGGAGATGGTCCAGCACATGGTGAAAGTCTGTCCCGAGGCCTTGAAAATCACGGATAAT CTGGAGCGCACTGTTCTGCACTATGCCATGGGAACGAATGCCCTGGAGGGCGTGAGCAGGATCCTCATCCAGAACGGAGCCAAGCGCACCGCCAAGGACCTGAAGGGCCGACAGCCGAGCTACTACTTCATCAACAAGGCGGACATTCTGCGCctgcaggaggaggaggaggagagcCGCTGA
- the LOC108121417 gene encoding arginine kinase-like isoform X5, protein MEGNQRNEFFNEIIGNIDDIFVPDDLHSARRELQDGEISRTLERCYSVISESGKLLSGTTASALSHRKPLSASSLQLSVTSYLSRFLKRPVYEKIKRRQTRLDHNLFDILWPAMRKTSKARHLEEDINCGIIAPDFDVFVVFQEFLVPLLKDMHCLSIDNDFKPQPRLAYFPMDNGERLNTAAFVFDDESMLVTRCLVEASRNLDQLELPLNLTIGQLEQAERLMMSKIFTTNFADAIGETDSGNYFTLTELLEPDSEVAMMLNSLGLMIPLLDTQDLVQAAESTAFNGALWPYGRGVFVNSAHNLAVWLNCQEHLRVISITGGKEPADMGAAYTRVGRAISYLETQLHFKESYLLGYLQSRPSYLGTGLKMTTIVKLPNLMKEMDNLRHLCSVRGLSMVTNRLSKLTVRLVNMQSMGVVEYVLFQDYCTAVTNILSLEKDMSLTNSKHIATMLVKIFRRKKNSIVDRN, encoded by the exons ATGGAGGGAAATCAGCGCAACGAGTTTTTCAATGAAATCATTGGCAATATCGACGACATATTCG TTCCCGACGATCTGCACAGTGCCCGGCGGGAGCTGCAGGATGGGGAGATCTCCAGGACCCTGGAGCGCTGCTACAGCGTCATCTCGGAGTCGGGAAAACTCTTGAGTGGCACCACGGCCTCCGCCCTGTCCCACCGAAAACCTCTCAGCGCCTCGTCACTGCAGCTGTCGGTGACCAGTTACCTCAGTCGCTTCCTGAAGCGTCCTGTTTACGAGAAAATCAAGCGACGGCAAACGCGGCTTGATCACAACCTCTTCGATATCCTGTGGCCGGCCATGCGGAAGACCTCAAAGGCCCGCCACCTGGAAGAGGACATAAATTGCGGGATCATTGCACCGGACTTTGATGTGTTTGTGGTGTTCCAGGAGTTCCTGGTGCCGCTCCTGAAGGACATGCACTGTCTGAGCATCGACAACGACTTCAAGCCCCAGCCGCGCCTGGCCTACTTTCCAATGGACAATGGCGAGCGTCTGAACACAGCTGCCTTCGTCTTCGACGACGAGTCCATGCTGGTGACGCGCTGCCTTGTGGAGGCGTCCCGCAATCTGGATCAGCTAGAGCTACCCTTGAACTTGACCATCGGACAGCTGGAGCAGGCCGAACGCCTGATGATGAGCAAGATATTCACCACGAACTTTGCTGATGCCATTGGGGAGACCGATTCGGGCAACTACTTCACCCTGACCGAGCTGCTGGAGCCGGACTCGGAAGTGGCCATGATGCTAAACAGCCTGGGCCTGATGATCCCCCTGCTGGACACCCAGGACCTGGTGCAGGCCGCCGAGTCCACGGCCTTCAACGGCGCCCTGTGGCCCTATGGGCGGGGCGTGTTCGTCAACTCCGCCCACAATCTGGCGGTCTGGCTGAATTGCCAGGAGCACCTGCGGGTGATCTCCATCACCGGCGGCAAGGAGCCCGCTGACATGGGGGCGGCCTACACGCGGGTGGGCCGGGCAATATCCTACCTGGAGACGCAGCTACACTTCAAGGAGAGCTATCTGCTTGGCTACCTCCAGTCGCGGCCCAGCTACCTCGGTACCGGTCTCAAAATGACCACCATAGTGAAGCTGCCGAACCTCATGAAGGAGATGGATAATCTGCGCCACCTGTGCTCCGTCCGGGGACTCAGCATGGTCACTAATCGGCTCTCCAAGCTCACCGTGCGCCTGGTCAACATGCAGAGCATGGGAGTTGTGGAGTACGTGCTGTTCCAGGACTACTGCACGGCTGTCACCAACATCCTATCGCTGGAAAAGGACATGTCCCTGACGAACTCCAAGCACATAGCCACCATGCTGGTGAAGATCTTCAGGCGCAAGAAGAACAGCATCGTGGATCGTAACTAG
- the LOC108121417 gene encoding E3 ubiquitin-protein ligase mind-bomb-like isoform X4, with the protein MLRLELIRNRQAQPVSFQANPIFKTEQGKYLADSLADPLIKALTEIANKRPRDPVAYLTSYLQSFMGERKPITEVQVHSGSSKNSSNSNSTLAMAKANLNRNGPGPANADLIEPDSRSFPEEDDADGALAVQQMEERDEHGQSMLHFACARSHRRGALYTLIEESGIDITYRDELYRTARDVSLQANQPNNAAEIDRFVLAQAVVGDVDPFEQLALQGYDHILDIEDDSGQSIGDVVQSRQNEALTEFLTNLRGLEETREELHQMIRENNLERVKELTDAPNAKWLVRTKNYYGRTALHIAVLKESEEMVQHMVKVCPEALKITDNLERTVLHYAMGTNALEGVSRILIQNGAKRTAKDLKGRQPSYYFINKADILRLQEEEEESR; encoded by the exons ATGCTGCGCTTAGAGTTAATCCGTAATC GTCAGGCCCAGCCAGTCAGCTTTCAGGcgaatcccattttcaagacGGAACAAGGAAAATACCTGGCGGATT CTCTGGCTGATCCCCTGATCAAGGCCCTCACCGAAATAGCCAACAAGCGGCCCAGGGATCCGGTGGCCTATTTGACGAGCTACCTGCAGAGCTTCATGGGCGAGCGGAAGCCCATAACCGAGGTGCAGGTGCATTCCGGGAGCAGCAAGAACAGCAGCAACTCCAACTCCACTCTGGCGATGGCCAAAGCCAACTTAAACAGAAACGGTCCTGGACCCGCCAATGCCGACCTCATTGAGCCGGACTCGCGCTCCTTCCCGGAAGAGGACGACGCGGACGGAGCTTTGGCCGTTCAGCAGATGGAGGAGCGCGACGAGCATGGCCAGAGTATGCTGCACTTTGCCTGCGCCCGGTCCCATCGCCGGGGAGCCCTGTACACGCTCATCGAGGAGTCGGGCATCGACATCACCTACCGGGACGAACTCTACCGCACGGCCAGAGATGTTTCGCTCCAGGCGAATCAGCCCAATAACGCGGCCGAGATCGATCGCTTCGTCCTGGCTCAGGCGGTTGTGG GTGATGTGGATCCCTTCGAGCAGCTTGCGCTTCAAGGCTACGATCATATCCTGGACATTGAGGACGACAGTGGCCAGTCCATCGGCGATGTTGTGCAATCCCGCCAGAACGAAGCCCTCACCGAATTCCTAACGAATCTCAGGGGCCTGGAGGAGACGCGAGAGGAGCTGCATCAGATGATCAGGGAAAACAACTTGGAGCGAGTCAAAGAGCTGACCGATGCGCCCAACGCCAAGTGGCTGGTCCGGACCAAGAACTACTATG GACGCACTGCTCTGCACATAGCTGTCTTGAAGGAGTCCGAGGAGATGGTCCAGCACATGGTGAAAGTCTGTCCCGAGGCCTTGAAAATCACGGATAAT CTGGAGCGCACTGTTCTGCACTATGCCATGGGAACGAATGCCCTGGAGGGCGTGAGCAGGATCCTCATCCAGAACGGAGCCAAGCGCACCGCCAAGGACCTGAAGGGCCGACAGCCGAGCTACTACTTCATCAACAAGGCGGACATTCTGCGCctgcaggaggaggaggaggagagcCGCTGA
- the MFS1 gene encoding putative inorganic phosphate cotransporter — protein sequence MSSETNTGPMIGQRHLQTFLLFMAIVVNYMGKFNAGVAIVAMTNAESSNPNFPEYDWSEMQRSYILSSFFWGYICTQFLGGWMNRRLGARITMFISTLGSSLLVLLPPWCVSWGGWQAYCGIRVAMGLFQGLLFPCIHAHLANWCPVNERNRLGALANSGIDCGTLVAMFVSGVIASSSIGWPGIFYVSSGMGICWCIFWLLLGADTPRKSRLIGEAELNYIENSINSSRKEDTEKLKVTGRIPVPWKAIWTSVPFWALIFTRCCQTWGYSTLQTELPAYMNGVLQMDMKKNALFSSLPYFASWIMAFVYLFIADILLTRGIMTITAIRKSINTLAFFTPAVTLIGVSFLDSDQKTLSVVLMCTNIGINAGSTIGSTINTIDLSPNHAGIIMGIVNTAANIMPILTPLLVGVIVKDVTNRFEWQIVFIISAVLFFVGNIVYLMFGQMVNQPWDAPDFLSKQKDSHLQEEGHSKALEANKSQFLEDEKRKESEATNENTDL from the exons ATGTCCTCAGAAACTAATACTG GACCCATGATTGGGCAGCGTCACCTGCAAacctttttgctttttatggCCATTGTGGTCAACTACATGGGCAAGTTCAATGCCGGAGTGGCGATCGTGGCCATGACGAACGCTGAGAGCAGCAATCCCAACTTTCCG GAATATGATTGGAGTGAAATGCAGCGCTCCTACATCCTGTCCAGCTTCTTCTGGGGCTACATTTGTACCCAGTTCCTGGGCGGATGGATGAACCGAAGACTGGGAGCCAGGATAACTATGTTTATCTCTACTCTTGGTTCGTCCCTGCTGGTTCTACTGCCACCCTGGTGTGTGTCCTGGGGCGGTTGGCAGGCCTACTGCGGCATCCGGGTGGCCATGGGTCTGTTCCAGGGGCTTCTCTTCCCCTGTATTCATGCCCATCTGGCCAACTGGTGTCCGGTGAACGAGCGGAACCGGCTGGGAGCACTGGCCAACTCGGGCATCGACTGCGGCACCCTGGTGGCCATGTTCGTCAGCGGGGTGATTGCCTCCTCCAGCATTGGCTGGCCCGGCATCTTTTACGTGTCTAGTGGAATGGGCATTTGTTGGTGCATCTTCTGGTTGCTCCTGGGAGCCGACACCCCACGGAAGTCCCGGCTCATCGGTGAGGCGGAACTGAACTATATCGAAAACTCGATCAACTCCAGCCGGAAGGAGGACACGGAGAAGCTCAAGGTCACTGGCCGGATTCCAGTGCCTTGGAAGGCCATTTGGACGTCGGTTCCATTCTGGGCCCTGATCTTCACACGATGCTGTCAGACCTGGGGCTACTCCACCCTCCAGACCGAGCTGCCCGCGTACATGAACGGTGTCCTGCAGATGGACATGAAGAAGAACGCCCTGTTCTCGTCCTTGCCCTACTTCGCCTCCTGGATCATGGCCTTCGTCTATCTGTTTATCGCCGATATCCTACTGACTAGAGGCATTATGACCATCACTGCCATTCGCAAGTCGATCAACACCTTGGCCTTCTTCACGCCGGCCGTTACCCTGATCGGCGTGAGCTTCCTGGACAGTGATCAGAAGACCCTGTCCGTGGTCCTGATGTGCACCAACATCGGCATCAATGCAGGCTCGACCATCGGCAGTACCATCAACACCATTGACTTGTCCCCGAATCATGCGGGTATTATCATGGGAATCGTGAATACAGCCGCCAATATTATGCCCATTTTAACGCCCCTTCTTGTGGGAGTGATTGTTAAGGATGTG ACCAATCGTTTCGAATGGCAAATAGTGTTCATCATATCCGCCGTGCTCTTTTTTGTGGGTAACATAGTCTACCTTATGTTTGGTCAGATGGTGAACCAACCTTGGGATGCCCCCGACTTTTTGTCCAAGCAAAAAGACAGCCACCTCCAGGAGGAGGGACATTCCAAGGCCCTGGAGGCAAACAAAAGCCAATTCTTGGAGGATGAAAAGCGCAAGGAGAGTGAAGCCACAAACGAAAACACAGACTTGTAG
- the LOC108121354 gene encoding putative inorganic phosphate cotransporter, translating to MVAYKRPLLGMRHVQVILIFLNITCLYIGRLNVGVSVVALTNSESTNPNFTEYEWTLTQKSYILSSFFWGYIFTQFLGGYLCKRFGVKGVMFWGSLISGVASALTPLFIHFGSWQGYCGIRVVMGLAQGLIFPCIHQHLARWSPPAERNRLGALSHTGIECGNVCAMFFSGMIAKSSLGWPGISYISAGVAFVWCAFWVFFAANNATESRFIGDAELHYIESSLKHNDDYHKTIIPIPWKAIWTSAPFMALFVARCCETWGLSTLQAEIPSYMNGVLDMDMKSNTFFSALPFLAMWCMSYVYLVAADVILAKNRLSLTALRKTINSLAFWIPCATLIGIGFLEKEQKNLAIVLMTISVGVNSGATIGSSLNTIDLSPNHASILMGIVNTAANMVPIVTPLVVGFIVKDEESRSEWQIVFIIASVLFFIGNCVFLIFGTAVSQPWDADDFLQSPQPELAIKPSPKEISFINNKKDPAESLDR from the exons ATGGTGGCCTACAAAA GACCCCTACTGGGTATGCGCCATGTCCAAGTCATCTTGATTTTCCTCAACATAACTTGCCTGTACATAGGCCGCCTCAACGTCGGTGTTTCCGTGGTGGCCTTAACGAACTCGGAGTCCACAAACCCCAATTTTACA GAGTATGAATGGACTCTGACCCAAAAGTCCTACATCCTCTCCAGTTTCTTTTGGGGCTACATATTCACCCAGTTCCTGGGAGGATATCTGTGCAAGCGATTCGGCGTGAAGGGCGTCATGTTCTGGGGCTCCCTGATATCTGGCGTGGCCAGTGCGCTGACACCTCTCTTCATTCACTTTGGCAGCTGGCAAGGCTACTGCGGCATCCGGGTAGTGATGGGGCTTGCCCAAGGGCTGATATTCCCCTGCATCCATCAACACCTAGCTAGATGGTCACCCCCCGCGGAGAGAAACCGCCTGGGGGCTCTCAGCCACACCGGAATCGAGTGTGGCAACGTGTGTGCCATGTTCTTCAGCGGAATGATTGCAAAGAGCTCGCTGGGCTGGCCCGGAATCTCGTACATCTCCGCCGGAGTGGCTTTCGTATGGTGTGCCTTCTGGGTCTTCTTCGCCGCCAATAATGCAACAGAGTCCCGATTCATCGGGGACGCAGAGCTGCACTACATCGAGTCGTCGCTGAAGCACAATGACGACTACCACAAGACCATAATCCCCATTCCCTGGAAGGCGATTTGGACCTCGGCTCCGTTCATGGCCCTCTTTGTGGCACGCTGCTGTGAAACGTGGGGCCTGAGCACTCTGCAGGCCGAGATTCCCTCCTATATGAACGGAGTCCTCGACATGGACATGAAGAGCAACACTTTCTTCTCGGCCCTGCCATTCCTGGCCATGTGGTGCATGTCCTACGTGTACCTGGTCGCAGCCGATGTCatcttggccaaaaaccgCCTGAGCCTCACGGCTCTGAGGAAGACCATCAACTCGCTGGCCTTTTGGATTCCCTGCGCCACCTTGATTGGCATCGGATTTCTGGAGAAGGAGCAAAAGAATCTGGCCATTGTCCTGATGACGATTAGTGTGGGTGTCAATAGTGGTGCCACCATCGGATCATCCCTGAACACCATCGACCTGTCGCCCAACCACGCCAGTATCCTGATGGGAATCGTAAACACAGCTGCCAATATGGTGCCCATAGTGACTCCACTGGTTGTGGGCTTTATTGTGAAAGATGAG GAGAGCCGCTCGGAATGGCAAATAGTATTTATTATAGCCTCAGTGCTTTTCTTTATCGGCAATTGCGTCTTTCTGATTTTTGGCACTGCCGTTTCCCAGCCCTGGGACGCGGATGACTTCCTGCAGTCGCCCCAACCGGAACTGGCCATAAAGCCATCTCCTAAGGAAATATCCTTCATAAATAATAAGAAAGATCCCGCCGAATCTTTGGATAGATAA